A single region of the Massilia sp. erpn genome encodes:
- a CDS encoding ABC transporter substrate-binding protein gives MTIRTPRLKPALLALFAGMSCSMAAAQTMPTITVAWRLKPPYHYAENGELKGLLLLRAQAIFTEAGIATRFVNEPQRRIWNNLSHGEPNYCSVSWYRLPEREAVAQFSQPFHMDQTHIVLTAARNLDEIKAHATLPELLANKELTLGVIDGVSYGPELDGMMARSANQIMRRTVDTPSMLRMLAAGRATYVIVDRADWTFFKERDPLAQTLVMLEYPDMPAGLPRHIVCSTNVPEGLMEKLNRAIASTPGTPGPSSGAGAPRRGRGEGFRNGQGRPVPPWRTSAAERQRGKEQRAGCRAQPATQVD, from the coding sequence ATGACTATCCGCACTCCACGCCTGAAACCCGCTCTGCTGGCCCTGTTTGCCGGCATGAGCTGTTCCATGGCCGCGGCGCAAACCATGCCCACCATCACCGTGGCGTGGCGCTTGAAACCGCCCTATCACTATGCGGAGAACGGCGAACTGAAAGGCCTGCTGCTGCTGCGCGCGCAAGCCATCTTTACCGAGGCAGGAATTGCAACCCGCTTCGTGAACGAACCGCAGCGGCGCATCTGGAACAATCTGTCGCATGGCGAGCCGAATTACTGTTCGGTGAGCTGGTATCGTCTGCCGGAACGCGAGGCGGTGGCGCAGTTCAGCCAGCCCTTTCACATGGACCAGACCCATATCGTGCTGACCGCAGCGCGCAACCTGGACGAGATCAAGGCACATGCCACCCTGCCCGAATTGCTGGCCAATAAGGAGCTGACGCTGGGGGTGATCGACGGCGTTTCCTATGGCCCGGAACTGGACGGCATGATGGCGCGCAGCGCCAACCAGATCATGCGGCGCACCGTGGATACGCCCTCAATGCTGCGCATGCTGGCCGCCGGCCGCGCCACCTATGTGATCGTGGACCGCGCCGACTGGACCTTCTTCAAGGAGCGCGATCCGCTGGCGCAGACGCTGGTCATGCTGGAATACCCCGATATGCCGGCCGGCCTGCCGCGCCACATCGTTTGCAGCACCAATGTGCCGGAGGGTTTGATGGAGAAATTGAACCGCGCCATCGCCAGCACGCCCGGCACGCCCGGTCCATCCAGCGGTGCGGGAGCGCCGCGCAGAGGGCGCGGCGAAGGATTCAGGAATGGCCAGGGACGGCCGGTGCCGCCGTGGCGGACCTCGGCCGCCGAAAGGCAGCGAGGAAAAGAGCAGCGGGCGGGCTGCAGGGCGCAGCCCGCCACCCAGGTCGATTAG
- a CDS encoding methyl-accepting chemotaxis protein, protein MKQLKAKLADTTRAGLSLSLNAKICAAATILVVLSLGVTATVIGIKSSNTAESDAMNLARTASREAAGALQSRITTNLATVRGVADSMRATRGSKQPMTREQTGEVVKAALLSSQDLLGAAVTWEPNALDGKDAEYAGKKPEYDDTGRYMPYWTRNDSGGVNVEPIVFSPQAGANDWYDIPKRSGKVYFTEPYVYPVNGKDVLMASLVAPITIDGKFQGTASADFMLTYLTKILADMKTIDQGTLALVSNGGLYASHPNAALIGKKAEDIPATGLERIRQGQPYEYQDDKGVVHILQPIFLHPDIGAWSVQLNFPRSVATASARELMGYTLIVSLLCAFATAVALVAILYRLTQPLRTLGTAMTGLASGDADLSARLEVKGNDELAVIGKGFNEFISKIHAVLTEVRTSSDSVAVASSEIKQGNADLSARTEQQASALEETAASMDELTSTVKQNADNARQANQLAASASEVATKGGVVVSQVVDTMASINDSSKKIVDIISVIDGIAFQTNILALNAAVEAARAGEQGRGFAVVASEVRNLAQRSAAAAKEIKELIGDSVSKVEAGSQLVVSAGSTMDEVVSSVRRVSDIVGEIAAASVEQSTGISQVNQAITQMDSVTQQNAALVEEAAAAAESLQDQAAKLVSLVSAFKMDSGIAPPAMQRAAAPRAVVPVAKPAPARKAPAPAPKPAASKPASVSGDDGWEEF, encoded by the coding sequence ATGAAGCAATTAAAAGCTAAGCTTGCGGATACCACCCGGGCTGGCCTGTCGCTGTCGTTGAATGCCAAAATCTGCGCGGCGGCGACCATACTCGTGGTGCTCAGCCTCGGTGTGACCGCCACGGTGATCGGCATCAAGAGCAGCAACACCGCCGAATCGGACGCCATGAACCTGGCGCGCACCGCCTCGCGCGAGGCGGCGGGCGCACTGCAAAGCCGCATCACGACCAATCTGGCGACTGTGCGCGGCGTGGCCGACAGCATGCGCGCCACGCGCGGCAGCAAGCAGCCGATGACGCGCGAGCAGACCGGCGAAGTGGTGAAGGCGGCCCTGCTGTCCTCGCAGGACTTGCTGGGTGCGGCCGTGACCTGGGAACCGAATGCGCTGGACGGCAAGGATGCCGAATACGCGGGCAAGAAGCCGGAGTATGACGACACCGGCCGCTACATGCCTTACTGGACCCGCAACGATTCCGGCGGCGTGAATGTGGAACCGATCGTGTTCTCGCCGCAGGCCGGCGCCAACGACTGGTACGACATTCCCAAGCGCAGCGGCAAGGTGTATTTCACCGAGCCTTATGTCTACCCGGTCAACGGCAAGGATGTGCTGATGGCGTCCCTGGTGGCGCCCATCACGATCGACGGTAAATTCCAGGGCACGGCCAGCGCCGACTTCATGCTGACCTATCTGACCAAGATACTGGCCGATATGAAGACCATCGACCAGGGCACGCTGGCGCTGGTGTCGAACGGCGGCCTGTATGCCAGCCACCCGAACGCTGCCCTGATCGGCAAGAAGGCGGAAGACATTCCGGCCACCGGCCTGGAACGCATCCGCCAGGGCCAGCCTTACGAATACCAGGACGACAAGGGCGTCGTCCACATCCTGCAGCCGATCTTCCTGCACCCGGACATCGGCGCCTGGTCGGTGCAGCTGAATTTCCCGCGCAGCGTGGCCACCGCCTCGGCGCGCGAGCTGATGGGCTATACCCTGATCGTCTCGCTGCTGTGCGCCTTCGCCACCGCCGTGGCCCTGGTCGCCATTCTGTACCGTCTGACGCAGCCGCTGCGCACCTTGGGCACGGCCATGACCGGCCTGGCCAGCGGCGACGCCGACTTGAGCGCAAGGCTGGAGGTGAAGGGCAACGACGAACTGGCCGTCATCGGCAAGGGCTTCAATGAATTCATCAGCAAGATCCACGCCGTGCTGACCGAGGTGCGCACCAGCTCCGACAGCGTGGCCGTGGCCAGCAGCGAAATCAAGCAGGGCAATGCCGACCTGTCCGCGCGCACCGAGCAGCAGGCCAGCGCGCTGGAGGAAACCGCGGCTTCGATGGACGAGCTGACCTCCACCGTCAAGCAGAACGCCGACAATGCGCGCCAGGCCAACCAGCTGGCGGCATCTGCCTCGGAGGTGGCGACCAAGGGCGGCGTGGTGGTGTCGCAGGTGGTCGATACCATGGCGTCGATCAACGATTCCTCGAAGAAGATTGTGGACATCATCAGCGTGATCGACGGCATCGCCTTCCAGACCAATATCCTGGCGCTGAATGCGGCGGTGGAAGCGGCGCGCGCCGGCGAACAGGGACGCGGCTTTGCCGTGGTGGCCTCCGAGGTGCGCAATCTGGCGCAGCGCAGCGCGGCGGCGGCTAAAGAGATCAAGGAGCTGATCGGCGATTCGGTCAGCAAGGTGGAAGCGGGCAGCCAGCTGGTGGTCAGCGCCGGCAGCACGATGGATGAAGTGGTGTCCAGCGTGCGCCGCGTCAGCGACATTGTGGGCGAGATTGCTGCCGCCAGCGTCGAACAGAGCACCGGCATCAGCCAGGTCAACCAGGCCATCACCCAGATGGACAGCGTGACCCAGCAGAATGCGGCCCTGGTCGAGGAAGCGGCAGCGGCGGCGGAAAGCCTGCAGGACCAGGCGGCCAAGCTGGTATCGCTGGTGAGCGCATTCAAGATGGACAGCGGCATTGCGCCGCCGGCCATGCAGCGCGCGGCTGCCCCAAGGGCTGTGGTGCCAGTGGCCAAGCCGGCGCCGGCACGCAAGGCGCCTGCGCCCGCGCCGAAACCAGCGGCGTCCAAACCGGCTTCCGTCAGCGGCGACGACGGCTGGGAAGAGTTCTAA
- a CDS encoding TorF family putative porin, with the protein MRENFAKLAPIACSLLFWTGAVQAQANEEAGKVAEAPPAPALTGSVTLASQYVSRGIRQTWDKPALQAGLDYVHPSGWSVGTWMSNVSKHFIEDGLLEWDIYGGYNGTVGDVGYSALLYYYKYPRAEIHATGTKFNYTEVSLGLTYKFLYAKYNRTVSRDFFGITNARGTGYLDIGANYDMGSGYTLNLHLGDGRVAGAGNDFWDWQDMKVGVTKALDKGWSVALAYTKARSDNNGYSNYTTGIPNANGVVEYKDVAKGTLVVSVSKAF; encoded by the coding sequence ATGAGAGAGAACTTTGCCAAGCTGGCGCCGATCGCATGTTCCTTGCTGTTCTGGACAGGTGCGGTGCAGGCGCAGGCAAATGAGGAAGCGGGCAAGGTGGCCGAAGCGCCGCCAGCTCCCGCTTTGACGGGCAGCGTGACGCTGGCGTCGCAATACGTATCGCGCGGCATCCGTCAGACCTGGGATAAACCCGCTTTACAGGCCGGACTGGATTATGTCCACCCCAGCGGCTGGTCGGTCGGCACCTGGATGTCCAACGTCAGCAAGCATTTCATCGAGGATGGCTTGCTGGAGTGGGATATCTACGGCGGCTACAACGGTACGGTGGGCGATGTGGGCTACAGCGCGCTGCTGTACTACTATAAATATCCGCGCGCCGAGATCCACGCCACCGGCACCAAGTTCAATTACACCGAAGTGTCGCTGGGCCTGACCTACAAATTCCTCTATGCGAAATACAACCGCACTGTGTCGCGCGACTTCTTCGGCATCACCAACGCGCGCGGCACCGGCTATCTGGATATCGGCGCCAACTACGATATGGGTTCGGGCTACACGCTGAATCTGCATCTGGGCGATGGCCGCGTGGCCGGCGCCGGCAACGATTTCTGGGATTGGCAGGACATGAAAGTAGGCGTGACCAAGGCCCTGGACAAGGGCTGGAGCGTGGCCCTGGCCTACACCAAGGCGCGTTCCGACAACAACGGCTATAGCAATTACACGACCGGCATTCCGAATGCGAACGGCGTGGTGGAATACAAGGACGTCGCCAAAGGTACGCTGGTGGTGTCTGTCAGTAAGGCCTTCTGA
- a CDS encoding ABC transporter substrate-binding protein, translating to MNKNRRFLALSIALAALPTQAFELLPMASMDDNHVFKLEVLQVTDIEPYQEALNGFLDTLKSQGIEQGKNLKVNRVRIDFDVENGGFWSRLGVLFRIRQEAARIAAVKPDLALTIGTPATRHARGILEDARVPVVFTAVADPLEAGCASLNDGGPGVTGSTLYVDMRDSVRMVQQVFPAVKKIGMIHTDDENGVANVAAASSSASQIGMSVTARQVGKSDSIVPSLKAMFQDGKGVQMFAVPLDTYYGLHRYEPAIDLGEFGAAHQIPVVTLAMVHVPGAVMYVGADFRQVGSLAGVQAGKILRNRTKPDVLPILRQKTPTMLIDPERAAALKLDLPSAILAHKTATRNGFWMVDWEQVRPQ from the coding sequence ATGAATAAAAACAGAAGATTTCTCGCCCTCAGCATCGCCCTGGCCGCCCTGCCCACCCAGGCTTTCGAGCTGCTGCCGATGGCGTCGATGGACGACAACCATGTATTCAAGCTGGAAGTGCTGCAGGTGACGGATATCGAGCCGTATCAGGAAGCCCTGAACGGCTTTCTCGACACCCTGAAAAGCCAGGGCATCGAACAGGGCAAGAACCTGAAGGTGAACCGGGTGCGTATCGACTTCGACGTGGAGAACGGGGGCTTCTGGAGCCGTTTGGGCGTGCTGTTCCGCATCCGCCAGGAGGCGGCGCGCATTGCGGCCGTCAAGCCCGATCTGGCGCTCACCATCGGCACACCGGCCACCCGCCATGCACGCGGCATCCTGGAAGATGCGCGCGTGCCGGTCGTCTTCACTGCCGTGGCCGACCCGCTGGAGGCGGGTTGCGCCTCGCTCAACGACGGCGGGCCGGGCGTGACCGGCTCCACCCTGTATGTGGACATGCGCGACTCGGTACGCATGGTGCAGCAGGTTTTCCCCGCCGTGAAAAAAATCGGCATGATCCATACCGACGACGAGAACGGCGTCGCCAACGTGGCCGCCGCCAGTTCCAGCGCCAGCCAGATCGGCATGTCGGTGACAGCGCGCCAGGTGGGCAAGAGCGACAGCATCGTGCCTTCGCTGAAAGCCATGTTCCAGGATGGGAAAGGGGTGCAGATGTTCGCTGTGCCGCTGGATACCTACTACGGCCTGCACCGCTACGAGCCGGCCATCGATCTTGGCGAATTCGGCGCGGCCCACCAGATCCCGGTGGTCACGCTGGCCATGGTGCATGTGCCGGGCGCGGTGATGTATGTGGGCGCCGATTTCCGCCAGGTCGGCAGCCTGGCTGGCGTGCAGGCCGGGAAGATACTGCGCAACCGCACCAAGCCCGACGTGCTGCCCATCCTGCGCCAGAAAACGCCGACCATGCTGATCGACCCGGAACGCGCAGCGGCGCTCAAGCTCGACCTGCCGTCCGCCATCCTGGCCCACAAGACCGCCACCCGCAACGGCTTCTGGATGGTCGATTGGGAGCAGGTCCGGCCGCAGTAG
- a CDS encoding VOC family protein, which translates to MIHELFAYLCVSDAKQAIAFYTDAFGAKEKFRLTEPSGRVGHAELDFGGTIVMLSDEFPECDIASPRTIGGTPVTIHLHVDDADATIRRAMEVGATLERAPADAFYGERSGVVRDPFGHRWNIGHSIEEVAPEEMQRRYTALLEQDAE; encoded by the coding sequence ATGATTCACGAACTGTTCGCGTATCTCTGCGTCAGCGACGCCAAACAGGCGATCGCCTTCTATACCGATGCCTTCGGCGCGAAAGAGAAGTTCCGCCTGACTGAACCGAGTGGCCGCGTCGGCCATGCCGAGCTGGATTTTGGCGGGACCATCGTCATGCTGTCGGATGAATTTCCGGAATGCGATATCGCCAGCCCGCGCACCATCGGCGGCACGCCAGTGACCATCCATCTGCATGTGGACGATGCAGACGCCACGATCCGCCGCGCCATGGAAGTCGGCGCGACGCTGGAGCGCGCGCCGGCCGATGCCTTCTACGGCGAGCGCAGTGGCGTGGTGCGCGATCCCTTCGGCCACCGCTGGAATATCGGCCACAGTATCGAGGAGGTCGCGCCGGAGGAAATGCAGCGCCGCTATACGGCGCTGCTGGAGCAGGACGCGGAGTAA
- a CDS encoding PLP-dependent aminotransferase family protein produces the protein MSQPRPIQDESLPIWLPRLAAHRGPRFLQIADALQAALADGSLKPGDRLPPQRQLATQLDVDLTTITRAYDEARRRNLLEGRGARGTYVAAPKVELTSILDLSMNTPPPPDGVDFDDMLKQGLSQVLMSADNGLLMTYHLAGGSGSDRQAGAKWLEPMFGHLDSQQLVVCPGAQAAIAALILALTEPGDVILAEPMSYPGLRAAASQFGRHIIAVAADQQGMVPAMLEEACRQHKPGLVYLNPTLQNPTAITIPERRRQELAGIVKRCNVRIVEDDPCWLLADAPPPPIATFAPEQVYYISTLSKCLTPGLRVAFVLIRDPHERERFLVALRSFALMAAPLTAALATQWILDGSADRLVDGVRKEARLRHRMARDIMAGRYSGAGDGLHVWLELPTYWNSSQLARAAGNEGIAVTPAEAFATGSSSVNAIRISLGSIKDRGRLQAGLQRLSHLLARRPEPFSAVVV, from the coding sequence ATGTCCCAGCCTAGACCCATACAAGATGAAAGTTTGCCAATCTGGCTGCCGCGATTGGCCGCGCACCGCGGGCCACGTTTTTTGCAGATTGCGGATGCCTTGCAGGCGGCGCTGGCAGACGGATCGCTGAAACCGGGCGACCGTCTACCTCCGCAGCGCCAGTTGGCAACACAACTGGACGTCGACCTGACGACGATCACGCGCGCATACGACGAAGCCAGACGCCGCAACTTGCTGGAGGGCCGCGGCGCTCGCGGCACGTATGTCGCGGCGCCGAAAGTCGAATTGACCTCGATCCTTGACCTGAGCATGAATACCCCACCACCGCCGGATGGCGTGGACTTCGACGACATGCTGAAACAAGGTTTGTCTCAAGTACTGATGAGTGCAGATAATGGATTGCTGATGACATACCACTTGGCCGGGGGAAGCGGCTCCGACCGTCAGGCTGGAGCCAAATGGCTCGAACCGATGTTTGGACATCTGGACTCTCAACAGCTTGTTGTCTGTCCGGGCGCGCAAGCGGCCATCGCCGCATTGATCCTTGCGCTGACGGAGCCTGGCGATGTCATCCTGGCGGAGCCAATGAGTTATCCCGGCTTGCGTGCCGCAGCGAGCCAATTTGGCCGGCACATCATTGCAGTGGCAGCGGACCAGCAGGGAATGGTGCCTGCGATGCTGGAGGAAGCGTGCCGCCAGCACAAGCCTGGGCTGGTCTACCTCAATCCGACACTACAGAACCCGACCGCCATCACCATTCCGGAACGCCGGCGCCAGGAGCTCGCCGGCATCGTGAAGCGCTGCAATGTACGCATCGTCGAGGACGATCCCTGCTGGCTCCTTGCCGATGCCCCGCCCCCACCTATTGCCACGTTTGCTCCGGAACAGGTGTACTACATCTCAACCCTCTCGAAATGCCTGACGCCCGGCTTGCGTGTCGCCTTCGTGCTCATACGGGACCCGCACGAACGCGAACGTTTCCTGGTCGCGTTAAGATCATTTGCGCTGATGGCCGCTCCTTTGACGGCCGCCCTGGCCACTCAGTGGATCCTCGACGGTTCGGCTGATAGATTGGTGGACGGGGTACGCAAAGAAGCGCGCCTGCGCCACCGGATGGCTCGGGATATTATGGCGGGGCGGTACAGCGGCGCCGGAGACGGCCTGCACGTATGGCTCGAGTTGCCAACGTATTGGAACTCTTCACAGCTTGCGCGTGCAGCCGGCAACGAAGGCATCGCAGTCACGCCGGCGGAGGCATTCGCAACCGGCAGCAGCTCCGTGAATGCAATCCGGATCTCGTTGGGTAGCATCAAGGATCGTGGACGCCTGCAGGCGGGTCTTCAACGGCTGTCTCATCTGCTTGCGCGGCGGCCCGAGCCGTTCAGCGCTGTCGTGGTTTAA
- a CDS encoding SUKH-3 domain-containing protein: MFDLSEGIRHHFEKAGWVPGNIRQKKLQSPREKAMALLSEFAGLEVGSVGAGIELAASDVCFYSELKPEASELLKAWKKQTGEVEAIATAHHDHIIVYVGAYGFYAFTDPDGKLYDLGSEFSLAMEKLLLGLHYGPAMAGSR; encoded by the coding sequence ATGTTCGACTTATCTGAAGGCATTCGCCATCATTTTGAGAAGGCAGGCTGGGTGCCTGGCAACATTCGCCAGAAAAAGCTGCAATCGCCGAGGGAGAAGGCGATGGCCTTGCTCAGCGAGTTTGCTGGTTTAGAGGTTGGCAGCGTTGGTGCCGGCATCGAATTGGCAGCGAGCGACGTTTGCTTCTATTCGGAGCTGAAGCCCGAGGCCAGCGAATTGCTAAAGGCCTGGAAGAAACAAACCGGCGAAGTCGAAGCGATAGCTACGGCGCATCATGACCACATCATTGTTTATGTCGGGGCGTATGGCTTTTACGCGTTCACCGATCCCGATGGCAAGCTTTATGATCTTGGCTCCGAATTCTCGCTTGCCATGGAAAAATTACTGCTTGGTTTGCACTATGGCCCTGCCATGGCTGGCAGCCGATGA
- a CDS encoding helix-turn-helix domain-containing protein, which produces MLCRPPGAALRPFIKQLWVHDAGQTDRPGREHVLPTGLAHLVFRLAGPPLRIYADAGDANGAVLREPVLGGPRSSFYIKEVGQPVLSVGVQLEPGALQALFGVSAAELAGRHTPLSELCGGQGDSVLQQLSEAAGAPQKLAVLESWLAARLPRIHGLHPGVAQILGGITHETRVDEMVRASSYSHRGFNALFSQATGFSPKRYTRLLRFQALLAAVRAQPQTSLSELAQLLGYSDQAHMNREFREFAGLTPLQYRLLAPETANHVRRSAS; this is translated from the coding sequence ATGCTTTGCAGACCGCCAGGCGCCGCGCTGCGGCCCTTCATCAAACAGCTGTGGGTACACGATGCCGGCCAGACGGACCGTCCCGGCCGCGAACATGTGCTGCCCACCGGTCTGGCGCATCTGGTCTTCCGCCTGGCGGGACCGCCTTTGCGCATCTACGCCGATGCCGGTGATGCCAATGGCGCGGTGCTGCGCGAGCCGGTGCTGGGCGGGCCGCGCAGCAGTTTCTATATCAAGGAAGTGGGACAACCGGTGCTGAGCGTGGGCGTGCAGCTGGAACCGGGCGCGCTGCAGGCCCTGTTTGGCGTCAGCGCCGCCGAACTGGCCGGCCGGCATACGCCCTTGTCCGAGCTGTGCGGAGGGCAGGGCGACAGCGTGCTGCAGCAGTTGAGCGAGGCGGCTGGCGCGCCGCAAAAGCTGGCCGTGCTGGAGAGCTGGCTGGCGGCGCGGCTGCCGCGCATCCACGGCCTACATCCCGGCGTGGCGCAGATCCTGGGCGGCATCACGCATGAAACACGGGTGGATGAGATGGTGCGCGCCAGCAGCTACAGCCATCGCGGCTTCAATGCCCTGTTCAGCCAGGCCACCGGCTTCAGTCCCAAGCGCTACACGCGCCTGCTGCGTTTCCAGGCGCTGCTGGCCGCCGTGCGCGCCCAGCCGCAAACCTCGCTGAGCGAACTGGCCCAGCTCCTGGGTTATAGCGACCAGGCCCATATGAACCGCGAATTCCGCGAATTTGCCGGCCTCACACCGCTACAATACCGCCTGCTGGCGCCGGAGACCGCCAATCATGTCAGACGGTCTGCCAGCTAG
- a CDS encoding 2'-5' RNA ligase family protein: MAEQLTLPGIEAKPVLSDRLMLVLLPDEGAAQQVCQRRQALGMRYPLHGRPIIPGRMHITLAGFGDFPGLPPRLVSGLSRLLATVDAPCFTACLDTAMSFDGGHMHDKGRHALVLSGDDGVQGVRILYEALAQRLRAAGFRRVPRQIMPHLTLSYEKLHLAPVQVQPVRWPVREFVLARSRIGSGEPYSILGRWPLRH; encoded by the coding sequence ATGGCTGAGCAACTGACTTTGCCTGGCATCGAAGCCAAGCCGGTCCTGAGCGACCGGCTGATGCTGGTGCTGTTGCCGGATGAAGGCGCCGCGCAGCAGGTCTGCCAGCGGCGGCAGGCGCTGGGCATGCGCTATCCGCTGCATGGACGGCCGATTATCCCGGGCCGCATGCATATCACGCTGGCCGGTTTTGGCGATTTTCCCGGCCTGCCGCCGCGTCTGGTTTCCGGTTTGAGCCGGCTGCTTGCCACGGTCGATGCACCATGCTTCACCGCCTGCCTCGATACCGCCATGAGTTTCGACGGCGGTCATATGCACGACAAGGGACGGCACGCGCTGGTGCTGAGCGGCGACGATGGCGTGCAAGGCGTGCGCATCCTGTACGAGGCATTGGCGCAGCGCCTGCGCGCGGCCGGCTTTCGCCGCGTGCCGCGCCAGATCATGCCGCATCTCACCCTATCCTATGAAAAGCTGCATCTGGCGCCGGTCCAGGTGCAGCCGGTCAGGTGGCCGGTGCGGGAATTCGTGCTCGCCCGCAGCCGGATCGGCAGCGGCGAGCCGTATTCCATCCTTGGCCGCTGGCCTTTGCGCCATTGA
- a CDS encoding ABC transporter ATP-binding protein, whose product MSGSGSSLRQLWQLVRLARPSRAALGAAALAATLSAAATLYFPLLAKRMVDELGGGRLEPASIAAMAAVLVAAAIASAVSSYLLARTGHGLVAGLRRLLVGKLLKMPVPAFDEDSTGARVSRVLSDCDSISELATRQSVNLLTGIMLLSGSVVVLLLLDVQLTLTLFACLAVAFAIVIPLAQLLEGLARGTQDRTARLAGILAHVFSEIRLVKAFTAEAREQERAGREIEEIRRLGLRTARINAGLEPIIGLALTAALLVILMYGSLRVSSGAIGMGTLTAFLLYIFNVAAPLIQLTNFTAELQKAKGASARIAVLLNEAEEGSLAGLAQESRPGELAFRGVSFAYPGREERVLQHIDLVFRPGTTTALVGTSGSGKTTILSLIERFYAPGAGEIVYDGRPIASLPLAAWRGRIGYVAQGAPIMPGTVRDNITYGLAGDYPDEMVLAAAARAGALAFIEQMPQGLDTSLIEQGNNLSGGQRQRIAIARMFLRNPDILILDEATSNLDSETEYQVREALEALMAGRTNIVVAHRLATVVHADRIYFLEDGRISGVGRHKELLGSHPYYARLVAHQMQPALAAQHG is encoded by the coding sequence GTGAGCGGCTCCGGCTCATCGTTGCGCCAGCTGTGGCAGCTGGTGCGCCTGGCCCGGCCCTCGCGCGCCGCCCTGGGCGCGGCGGCGTTGGCGGCCACGCTATCGGCCGCCGCCACGCTGTATTTCCCCTTGCTGGCCAAGCGCATGGTCGATGAGCTGGGCGGCGGCCGGCTGGAACCGGCCAGCATAGCGGCCATGGCGGCGGTGCTGGTGGCGGCGGCCATCGCCTCCGCCGTCTCGTCCTACCTGCTGGCGCGTACCGGCCACGGCCTGGTTGCCGGGCTGCGCCGCCTGCTGGTCGGCAAGCTGCTCAAGATGCCGGTGCCCGCCTTCGACGAGGACAGCACCGGCGCGCGCGTCAGCCGTGTGCTGAGCGACTGCGACTCGATCTCGGAGCTGGCCACGCGCCAATCGGTCAATCTGCTGACCGGCATCATGCTGCTGAGCGGTTCCGTGGTCGTGCTGCTGCTGCTTGACGTGCAGCTCACGCTCACGCTGTTCGCCTGCCTGGCCGTGGCGTTTGCCATCGTCATCCCCCTGGCGCAGCTGCTGGAAGGCTTGGCGCGCGGCACCCAGGACCGCACTGCGCGCCTGGCCGGCATTCTGGCCCATGTGTTTTCCGAGATCCGCCTGGTGAAAGCCTTCACGGCCGAAGCGCGCGAGCAGGAGCGCGCCGGCCGCGAGATCGAAGAAATCCGCCGTCTTGGCCTGCGCACGGCGCGCATCAACGCCGGGCTGGAACCCATCATCGGCCTGGCCTTGACTGCCGCGCTACTGGTGATCCTGATGTATGGCTCGCTGCGCGTGAGCAGCGGCGCCATCGGCATGGGCACGCTCACCGCCTTCCTGCTGTATATCTTCAACGTGGCGGCACCGCTGATCCAGCTCACCAATTTCACCGCCGAGCTGCAAAAAGCCAAAGGCGCCTCCGCCCGCATCGCCGTCTTGCTGAACGAGGCGGAAGAGGGCAGCCTGGCGGGCCTGGCGCAGGAAAGCCGGCCCGGCGAGCTGGCTTTCCGCGGCGTGTCGTTTGCTTATCCGGGGCGGGAGGAGCGGGTGCTGCAGCACATCGATCTGGTTTTCCGGCCCGGCACCACGACCGCGCTGGTGGGCACCAGCGGCAGTGGCAAGACCACCATCCTGTCCCTGATCGAGCGCTTCTACGCCCCCGGCGCCGGCGAGATCGTGTATGACGGCCGGCCCATCGCCAGCCTGCCGCTGGCCGCCTGGCGCGGCCGGATCGGCTACGTGGCGCAGGGTGCGCCCATCATGCCCGGCACGGTGCGCGACAATATCACCTATGGCCTGGCAGGCGACTATCCGGATGAAATGGTGCTGGCCGCCGCCGCCCGCGCCGGGGCATTGGCCTTCATCGAACAAATGCCGCAGGGCCTGGACACTTCGCTGATTGAACAGGGCAATAATCTCTCGGGGGGACAGCGCCAGCGTATCGCCATCGCCCGTATGTTCCTGCGCAATCCCGACATCCTGATTCTCGACGAGGCCACGTCCAATCTGGACAGCGAAACCGAATACCAGGTCCGGGAAGCGCTGGAAGCCTTGATGGCAGGCCGCACCAATATCGTGGTGGCGCACCGGCTGGCAACGGTAGTGCATGCCGACCGTATCTACTTCCTGGAGGATGGCCGTATTTCCGGCGTGGGCCGGCATAAGGAGCTGCTGGGTTCCCACCCTTACTATGCCCGCCTGGTGGCGCACCAAATGCAACCCGCCTTGGCGGCCCAACACGGTTAG